The following are encoded together in the Citrus sinensis cultivar Valencia sweet orange chromosome 1, DVS_A1.0, whole genome shotgun sequence genome:
- the LOC102621827 gene encoding uncharacterized protein LOC102621827: MISMQLRLSPSHLLRKSRERRKYRTARKTDRIWSSLHRTNMAGMLPGVGVPQRRKIISKQHRQDSPCSRCEIPLTELREPLATCISDLDENALRARQRLEQKLASLHPRSRPGEVPQNKSSGNEGMKDTRLGSKLLWGSHLRHLKLRGSKSNTKICSVCLEEFQEEQPVTRLPCSHKYHSDCVLPWLAAHPQCPYCRRPALVW, from the exons ATGATTTCGATGCAGCTTCGTCTCAGTCCTAGTCATTTACTACGAAAGAGCCGCGAAAGGCGAAAATACAGAACAGCAAGAAAAACTGACAGAATTTGGAGCTCTCTACACAGAACGAATATGGCTGGGATGTTGCCAGGGGTAGGGGTGCCGCAAAGGAGGAAGATTATTAGTAAACAGCACCGTCAAGATTCTCCTTGTAGCCGCTGCGAAATCCCCCTAACGGAGCTCCGCGAGCCACTGGCCACATGTATTAGCGACTTGGATGAAAATGCATTAAGAGCCCGCCAACGCCTTGAACAGAAGCTTGCCTCCTTACATCCTCGTTCCAG GCCAGGTGAGGTGCCGCAAAATAAAAGCAGTGGAAACGAGGGAATGAAGGATACTCGCTTGGGCTCAAAATTGTTATGGGGGAGTCATCTGCGGCACTTGAAGCTCAGGGGGAGTAAATCAAATACGAAAATTTGCTCTGTTTGCTTGGAAGAATTTCAGGAGGAGCAACCGGTCACGAGACTCCCATGCTCTCACAAGTACCATTCAGATTGTGTTCTTCCTTGGCTTGCAGCCCATCCCCAATGCCCCTATTGCCGGAGACCTGCCCTTGTATGGTGA
- the LOC102622114 gene encoding protein IQ-DOMAIN 19, translating into MGKTGKWLKSFLSGKKVKEKEKCTSDQNASNVTEHPSTPTLILPATPKEKKRWSFRRSSATAAAPRDMNSTEPVLTTQQATEVAIVDTEEEQRKHALAVAAATAAAADAAVAAAQAAAAVIRLTASGSGRASVIEDASAIKIQSIFRAYLARKALCALKGLVKLQALVRGHLVRKQATATLRCMQALVTAQARARAQRLRVTDETKPPVNPRQSIHRKSTQENRFRHGHSEIYRGMEENIKIVEMDHGESKGSTKSRNSYASHPLSERAEHRFSAYYSSNHVYSNQDNHEVSPAPSALTDMSPRACSGHFEDYSYSTAQSSPQYYSAVSKPDPSRVPFAFPRPDYAESLSYDYPLFPNYMANTESSRAKVRSQSAPKSRPADTFERQPSRSRAYMEGRNIPRAVRMQRSSSHLGAAAQNIQYPWSLKLDRSIVSLKDSECGSTSTVLTNTNYCRSLVAYDHHGNRI; encoded by the exons ATGGGGAAGACCGGCAAATGGTTAAAGAGTTTCTTGAGTGGGAAGAAAGTcaaagagaaggaaaaatgTACAAGTGATCAGAATGCTTCAAATGTCACAGAGCATCCATCAACCCCCACTTTGATCCTACCGGCAACTCctaaggaaaaaaagagatgGAGTTTCCGAAGATCTTCAGCTACAGCAGCTGCTCCCAGGGACATGAATTCTACAGAGCCAGTTCTCACAACACAGCAGGCTACAGAGGTTGCTATTGTAGATACTGAGGAAGAGCAGAGGAAACATGCCCTGGCAGTGGCAGCAGCTACAGCTGCAGCCGCTGATGCAGCTGTGGCAGCTGCACAGGCTGCAGCTGCCGTGATCCGGCTAACTGCTTCTGGCAGTGGGAGAGCCAGCGTGATTGAAGACGCTTCTGCCATCAAAATTCAATCCATCTTCCGTGCTTATCTG GCAAGAAAAGCATTGTGTGCATTGAAAGGTTTAGTAAAGTTGCAGGCACTGGTAAGGGGTCACCTTGTGAGAAAACAGGCCACGGCAACACTGCGGTGTATGCAGGCATTGGTGACAGCACAGGCTAGAGCTCGGGCTCAAAGGCTCCGGGTGACAGATGAAACAAAGCCACCGGTTAATCCAAGGCAATCAATTCACAGAAAATCAACACAGGAAAATCGGTTTAGGCATGGACATTCT GAGATTTATAGGGGCATGGAAGAGAACATAAAGATTGTAGAGATGGATCATGGTGAGTCAAAGGGAAGTACAAAGAGCAGAAACAGCTACGCAAGCCATCCATTAAGCGAAAGAGCAGAACACAGGTTCTCCGCATATTATTCTTCAAATCATGTGTACTCAAATCAAGATAATCACGAGGTCTCTCCAGCTCCTTCAGCTCTGACTGACATGAGCCCCAGAGCCTGCAGTGGTCATTTTGAGGACTATTCCTACAGCACAGCACAGAGTAGTCCGCAGTACTACTCTGCAGTGTCGAAACCAGACCCATCAAGAGTTCCATTCGCTTTCCCTAGGCCAGACTATGCAGAATCTTTGTCTTATGACTACCCATTGTTTCCAAATTACATGGCTAATACAGAGTCTTCAAGAGCCAAAGTCCGCTCACAAAGTGCTCCCAAGTCAAGGCCTGCAGATACATTTGAGAGGCAACCAAGCCGGAGCAGGGCTTACATGGAGGGAAGAAACATCCCAAGGGCTGTGCGGATGCAGAGATCATCTTCACATTTGGGTGCTGCAGCTCAAAATATTCAGTATCCCTGGTCACTTAAGCTTGATCGATCAATAGTCTCACTTAAAGACAGTGAGTGTGGATCCACAAGCACAGTGCTCACAAATACCAACTACTGCAGATCACTTGTTGCATATGAT CACCATGGAAATAGGATCTAA